A genomic region of Candidatus Aramenus sp. CH1 contains the following coding sequences:
- a CDS encoding (Fe-S)-binding protein produces MGVGLELDKLELDKCVHCGFCLEVCPTYVITGSEVHSPRGRIWAVRLGVKSEGLETCVFCRRCEAACPSGVEYGKAISSYRRADATKKLVHKVLETPGLLYASLKVYSRSSSPIALRIKEFVKSYQPPLQHKDENAELLLFPGCLNSVVYRGTVEKALNYLRRFYKVEVYNSCCGLPHYAEGEKERALKIAEKLKEAFKGKVVVSLSSNCTAHMREMGLKVFDFAEFVVKNNLPLSQREITVTVHDPCHASLVGLNKYTREMLKRMGAKIVEMEDPSFECGAGGTYFIFNPELSQKIVEEKGRKVKATGVENVISTNQSCSLALSLHGKVLHVADLL; encoded by the coding sequence ATGGGAGTGGGACTAGAGCTTGACAAACTAGAGCTGGACAAGTGCGTTCACTGCGGTTTCTGCCTAGAGGTCTGCCCTACCTACGTGATAACTGGGAGCGAAGTCCACTCTCCCAGGGGGAGGATATGGGCGGTCAGGCTAGGGGTAAAGAGCGAGGGTCTTGAAACGTGTGTGTTTTGCAGGAGGTGTGAAGCGGCCTGTCCCAGCGGAGTTGAGTACGGTAAGGCTATCTCTTCTTACAGGAGGGCGGACGCCACTAAGAAGCTGGTACACAAGGTTCTGGAGACCCCTGGCCTACTTTACGCGTCCTTAAAGGTGTACTCTAGGTCTTCCTCCCCCATAGCCCTGAGGATTAAGGAATTCGTGAAGAGCTACCAACCTCCTCTCCAGCACAAAGACGAAAACGCTGAGCTATTGCTCTTCCCAGGGTGCCTTAACTCCGTGGTGTACAGGGGGACAGTGGAGAAGGCCCTCAACTACTTGAGGCGGTTCTACAAGGTGGAGGTGTACAACAGTTGCTGTGGTCTTCCCCATTATGCTGAGGGGGAAAAGGAGAGGGCACTGAAGATAGCTGAGAAGCTAAAGGAGGCGTTTAAAGGGAAAGTGGTAGTCTCGCTGTCATCAAACTGCACCGCCCACATGAGGGAGATGGGCCTTAAGGTCTTCGACTTCGCAGAGTTCGTGGTTAAAAATAACCTCCCATTGTCACAAAGGGAGATAACTGTGACAGTCCACGACCCGTGTCACGCGTCCCTCGTTGGACTAAACAAGTATACCAGGGAGATGCTGAAGAGGATGGGGGCAAAAATAGTGGAGATGGAAGACCCGTCCTTTGAGTGCGGTGCTGGAGGGACTTACTTTATCTTCAACCCTGAGCTCTCCCAAAAGATCGTGGAAGAGAAGGGTAGGAAAGTCAAGGCGACTGGCGTTGAAAACGTGATATCAACCAACCAGTCTTGCAGTTTAGCCCTTTCCTTGCACGGAAAAGTGTTACACGTAGCCGACCTTCTTTAG
- a CDS encoding DUF3211 domain-containing protein: MHETDAFLKVVSDPSFLIPKVFPPVYSVEVNESRFVAYGKYMGVPFTMSGNVFTGENSVTYAFTLSAKGGKGSGRLTVSALGESGSIKFDFEGFMHRLAGTFLIRKWLKNFAKNLNEEVRLERIKRKI; encoded by the coding sequence ATGCACGAGACTGACGCTTTCCTTAAAGTAGTTTCCGATCCGTCGTTCTTGATTCCGAAGGTGTTTCCTCCAGTGTACAGTGTGGAGGTGAACGAGAGTAGGTTCGTGGCCTACGGGAAATACATGGGTGTGCCTTTCACCATGAGCGGAAACGTCTTCACCGGAGAGAACTCAGTGACTTACGCCTTCACCCTAAGCGCAAAGGGCGGTAAGGGGAGCGGTAGGCTCACCGTCAGTGCCCTAGGCGAGAGCGGATCCATAAAGTTCGACTTCGAGGGCTTTATGCATAGGTTGGCGGGGACGTTCCTTATAAGGAAGTGGTTAAAGAATTTCGCCAAAAACTTGAACGAGGAAGTAAGGCTGGAGAGAATAAAAAGGAAGATCTAA
- a CDS encoding DsrE family protein: MKAGIIVGSNEASRLAYAAMTSVIISSMGDEVYVFLTMNAVKAFTKTPEVKTEDVASKAMVEKKEEDYISLFKKAKKTKKVKIYACSYASKLFNLTKEDYNELVDEIAGITSFSMDTEGAQIISVW; encoded by the coding sequence ATGAAGGCGGGGATCATCGTAGGCTCCAACGAGGCCTCCAGGCTAGCCTACGCTGCGATGACGTCAGTTATAATCTCCTCCATGGGTGACGAGGTATACGTCTTTCTAACAATGAACGCCGTAAAAGCGTTCACTAAGACTCCTGAGGTCAAGACAGAGGACGTAGCGTCGAAGGCAATGGTTGAGAAAAAGGAGGAGGACTACATAAGTCTGTTCAAGAAGGCCAAGAAGACCAAGAAGGTCAAGATATACGCCTGCTCCTACGCCAGCAAGCTGTTTAACTTGACGAAGGAGGACTACAACGAACTCGTTGACGAGATAGCGGGTATAACGAGCTTCTCCATGGACACCGAGGGTGCCCAAATAATATCCGTCTGGTAA
- a CDS encoding sulfurtransferase TusA family protein yields MAVKIYKELDLTSSSCAGPIGELSGVLDEMEKGEAVKVILGDEATKKDILAWSKKKNLTVVEDKQEGNKYILVLQK; encoded by the coding sequence ATGGCCGTAAAGATATACAAGGAATTGGATCTAACGAGCTCGTCATGTGCGGGACCCATAGGGGAACTATCTGGAGTGCTAGACGAGATGGAAAAGGGAGAGGCAGTAAAGGTGATCCTAGGAGACGAGGCTACTAAGAAGGACATACTAGCCTGGTCAAAGAAGAAGAACTTAACTGTAGTGGAGGACAAACAGGAGGGAAACAAGTACATCCTAGTGCTACAAAAGTGA
- a CDS encoding NAD(P)/FAD-dependent oxidoreductase — protein sequence MKRVIVAGGNIAGTIVANRLAQKLDEELDKGEVEIVVLNPSDTHTYLPGQLLVAFGLENPAELHKKERELLDPRIKFLHGEKGTITKIDPANHSVVTADGVSHSYDYLVTTTGVEYSWDEVPGYRSASVTPYEMDSALKMREELSSFSGGTIVVNVAKLPHRCPVAPLEITLILDDYLRKRGIRDKTKIIYTYPTQGVFGRPITNKFMLKLFEERGIEVHSPFNVTSVNPTEKVIESQEGGKLKFDMLISVPPNMGAKVVGDSGIGDRRRWIPTDKFTLRMKDHSNVYVMGDATDLPVSKAGSTADFESYIVANNVTNDIKGNLGVKHYGGDVLCYIATGTDQATYIRFSYTMNESPPPPSYVHWWGKIMYNKMYWTVTAKAVV from the coding sequence ATGAAAAGGGTAATCGTAGCTGGTGGAAATATAGCCGGGACCATAGTGGCAAACAGGTTAGCCCAAAAACTAGACGAAGAGTTGGACAAGGGGGAGGTTGAGATAGTAGTCCTAAATCCCTCCGACACGCACACGTATTTACCGGGCCAGCTACTGGTGGCGTTTGGGCTGGAGAACCCAGCGGAACTGCACAAGAAAGAAAGGGAATTACTAGACCCTAGGATAAAGTTCCTCCATGGAGAGAAGGGAACAATTACCAAGATCGACCCAGCTAACCACTCAGTAGTTACGGCAGACGGTGTATCTCACTCCTACGACTACCTCGTTACAACTACGGGCGTGGAGTACAGCTGGGACGAGGTGCCTGGGTATAGGTCAGCGTCAGTGACCCCGTACGAAATGGACTCAGCCCTCAAGATGAGGGAAGAGCTGTCCTCCTTCAGCGGGGGCACAATAGTCGTAAACGTAGCCAAGTTACCGCACAGATGTCCAGTGGCACCGCTTGAGATCACCCTTATCCTAGACGACTACTTGAGGAAGAGAGGAATAAGGGACAAGACTAAGATTATCTACACGTACCCAACGCAAGGAGTGTTTGGCAGGCCTATTACTAACAAGTTCATGTTAAAGCTGTTCGAAGAGAGAGGCATCGAAGTACACTCGCCTTTCAATGTGACAAGTGTGAACCCAACAGAGAAGGTAATAGAGTCCCAGGAGGGAGGTAAGCTTAAGTTTGACATGTTAATATCAGTGCCTCCTAACATGGGTGCCAAGGTCGTAGGCGACTCCGGTATTGGAGACAGGAGGAGGTGGATACCAACGGACAAGTTCACGCTGAGGATGAAGGACCACTCCAACGTCTACGTTATGGGGGACGCAACAGACTTACCAGTCTCTAAGGCAGGCTCTACTGCTGACTTCGAGTCCTACATTGTCGCTAACAACGTAACAAACGACATTAAGGGCAACCTAGGCGTCAAGCATTACGGCGGAGACGTGCTGTGCTACATCGCAACAGGCACAGACCAGGCTACCTACATTAGGTTCAGCTACACCATGAACGAGAGCCCACCGCCGCCTTCCTACGTCCACTGGTGGGGCAAAATAATGTACAACAAGATGTACTGGACTGTAACGGCGAAGGCGGTAGTCTAA
- a CDS encoding DUF1641 domain-containing protein yields the protein MQSSLDKLFSKLDDKKIDEIAKLVDLTPTLNQLLEKINELEASGSLDTLINSAYVIRTFKDMLNDDAIESLGTIVSSLLELGRTLSEDSVNAHVKVLLANSGTLANLTTKLKEMMNDGSLNAVLDMAYTMKTLRDMLNDEAIQTLGSVVSGSLELLKEINKHSEAVKLLVDKMPALTDLMNRLDAMRSDGTLDVLLNSAYALKTFKDMLNDEALANIGSYVSNLLEIMKEMDYDTIHQVKRVIRKLDTINSVLDKVEELNATGALDAAMNMAYAAKTLRDMLNDEALEHISGYLSQFLETYPKAMKFLDVALSEVPSKLVRAISSDEVKKGLESPPKVSLGGLVKMMSDPEVQKGLGVIFVLVKAIGKEFS from the coding sequence ATGCAGTCCAGTCTAGACAAGCTATTTTCAAAGCTAGACGACAAGAAGATCGATGAAATAGCCAAGCTAGTAGACCTCACCCCCACATTGAACCAGTTGCTGGAAAAGATAAACGAGCTTGAAGCTAGTGGAAGCCTAGACACACTGATAAACTCAGCCTACGTGATAAGGACATTCAAGGACATGCTCAACGACGACGCCATAGAGAGCCTAGGCACCATAGTGTCGTCCCTACTCGAGCTGGGTAGGACGCTCTCTGAGGACAGCGTGAACGCACACGTAAAAGTGTTGCTTGCCAACTCCGGCACTTTAGCCAACCTCACGACGAAGCTGAAGGAGATGATGAACGACGGCTCGCTTAACGCCGTATTGGACATGGCTTATACCATGAAGACCTTGAGGGACATGTTAAACGACGAGGCTATCCAGACCCTCGGTAGTGTGGTCTCGGGCTCACTAGAGCTACTAAAAGAGATAAACAAGCACTCGGAAGCTGTTAAATTGCTAGTAGATAAAATGCCAGCCCTCACTGACTTAATGAATAGGCTGGACGCTATGAGAAGTGACGGTACCTTGGACGTGTTACTCAACTCCGCATATGCATTAAAGACGTTTAAGGACATGCTCAACGACGAGGCACTCGCCAACATAGGTTCGTACGTCTCGAACCTACTAGAAATAATGAAGGAGATGGACTACGACACTATCCACCAAGTAAAGAGGGTCATAAGAAAACTGGACACAATAAACAGCGTGTTAGACAAGGTTGAGGAGCTCAATGCCACGGGTGCTCTCGACGCTGCCATGAACATGGCATACGCGGCAAAGACCTTGAGGGACATGCTAAATGACGAGGCCCTCGAGCACATATCCGGCTATCTGTCGCAGTTCCTGGAGACATATCCCAAGGCTATGAAGTTCTTGGATGTTGCCCTCAGCGAGGTACCCAGTAAATTAGTTAGGGCAATATCGTCTGATGAGGTAAAGAAGGGGTTAGAGTCTCCACCTAAGGTCTCGCTAGGTGGTCTAGTAAAAATGATGAGCGATCCCGAAGTTCAGAAAGGTCTAGGTGTTATATTCGTTTTAGTAAAGGCAATAGGTAAGGAGTTCAGCTAA
- a CDS encoding XdhC family protein yields the protein MSICEIFPLIAEYTSQGKEVVMVTELGKVQRRSIFVDSRLVLGTKDHERYVALLGKERRVEVVNGDEKVVVERIDPRPSIILVGSGVIAKEIYRLAKSLGFIVAVIAVDAREDDFPEANLFSNSGEVLGQIAKDSFVVIANEGGKPYDIPFAHIALKGEAKYVGFLSSQKRAAYTIAQLIKMGVPLEELKQRFYAPLGLDLNAKTAEEIALSALAEVVKLFRGGSGKHLREVKDPYKLVDDALQGKIEDNCNFVPKKVGKG from the coding sequence ATGTCCATTTGCGAAATATTTCCCTTAATAGCCGAATACACGTCTCAGGGAAAGGAAGTCGTTATGGTCACGGAGTTGGGCAAAGTCCAGAGGAGGAGCATATTTGTGGACTCGAGGCTAGTCCTAGGTACTAAGGACCACGAAAGATACGTTGCCCTATTGGGAAAGGAGAGAAGGGTAGAGGTAGTTAACGGGGACGAGAAGGTCGTAGTGGAAAGAATCGATCCTAGACCTTCAATAATTCTGGTGGGCTCCGGCGTCATAGCTAAGGAGATATATAGGCTGGCTAAGTCGCTAGGCTTCATAGTCGCGGTAATAGCGGTGGACGCCAGAGAGGACGACTTTCCTGAGGCCAACTTGTTCTCGAACTCAGGGGAGGTATTGGGCCAAATTGCTAAGGACTCCTTCGTCGTAATCGCGAACGAGGGCGGAAAGCCCTACGACATACCCTTTGCCCATATTGCGTTAAAAGGAGAGGCCAAGTACGTGGGCTTCCTCTCCAGCCAAAAGAGGGCAGCCTACACCATTGCCCAGCTCATTAAGATGGGAGTCCCCCTCGAGGAACTAAAGCAAAGGTTTTACGCACCGTTAGGCCTAGACCTCAACGCTAAGACAGCTGAGGAAATAGCTTTGAGCGCCCTCGCTGAGGTGGTCAAGCTCTTCAGAGGGGGCTCTGGGAAGCACCTCAGGGAGGTCAAGGACCCTTATAAGCTAGTCGACGACGCCCTCCAGGGAAAGATAGAGGATAACTGCAACTTCGTACCAAAGAAGGTGGGGAAGGGTTGA
- a CDS encoding OFA family MFS transporter, with the protein MNAKKYLVIGFVLMCFNSLYQYSWNALEPLLKSGFDVSLVEISLGFSLFSLFSSGFQPLGGHFADKEGPRRIGVISSLLSAMGFLGTYLSSNVYAFYVFWSIGSIGEGILYGIAANLAMKWFKDRMGFATGMVSMGFGLGSAIANPFISMVGNYKLVTLAIGLTELMLLPILLLKAEYPTITVGRPPGQVILTAKFWLIYLSFVGAVVPLTVISSQLSVIGKALPPEVLVALISIFPLLSGGLRPFFGYVADRVGIVRSTILLNSLLAVGALLLFFNQIAVSTILVGFAGGSMITLYFNVSGEIFGTRFSTVNSGILYTGKALGGILGSTVFAFLYSINLSLAYLFDVASGVVGVLGLLAVALMKRVKD; encoded by the coding sequence TTGAACGCTAAAAAGTACTTGGTTATAGGCTTCGTCCTGATGTGCTTTAACTCCCTTTACCAGTACTCCTGGAATGCTCTAGAGCCCCTGCTTAAGTCTGGCTTTGATGTTAGCCTCGTCGAGATTTCCCTGGGCTTCTCGCTCTTCAGCTTGTTCTCCTCAGGCTTCCAGCCCCTGGGTGGGCACTTCGCCGACAAAGAGGGCCCCAGAAGGATAGGCGTAATCTCTAGCCTACTGTCAGCAATGGGTTTCCTGGGCACGTACTTGTCCTCCAACGTCTACGCCTTCTACGTATTTTGGTCCATTGGCAGTATAGGCGAAGGAATACTTTACGGGATAGCCGCAAACCTGGCCATGAAGTGGTTTAAGGACAGGATGGGGTTTGCTACCGGCATGGTCTCAATGGGTTTCGGCCTCGGTTCAGCCATTGCGAATCCCTTCATATCAATGGTAGGCAACTACAAGCTTGTGACCCTAGCCATAGGCCTAACTGAGCTGATGCTCTTGCCCATTCTCCTTCTTAAGGCGGAATACCCAACTATAACTGTTGGAAGACCTCCAGGGCAGGTAATTCTCACGGCCAAGTTTTGGCTCATTTACCTTTCCTTCGTGGGGGCAGTGGTGCCTCTAACGGTTATATCCTCGCAGTTGTCCGTGATAGGGAAGGCGTTGCCCCCAGAAGTCCTCGTAGCGCTAATCTCGATCTTTCCACTCCTGAGCGGGGGACTGAGGCCCTTCTTTGGCTACGTGGCTGACAGGGTCGGGATCGTTAGGTCTACAATACTCTTGAACTCCCTGCTCGCAGTCGGGGCGTTGTTGCTTTTCTTCAACCAGATTGCGGTCTCAACGATACTAGTGGGCTTTGCCGGAGGGTCTATGATTACCCTTTACTTCAACGTGTCTGGAGAGATCTTTGGTACCAGGTTCTCAACGGTTAACAGCGGTATACTCTACACGGGGAAGGCTTTGGGGGGAATACTGGGAAGCACAGTGTTTGCCTTCCTCTATTCAATTAACCTTAGCCTGGCCTACTTGTTCGACGTGGCAAGCGGAGTTGTAGGAGTCCTTGGTCTACTGGCTGTGGCGTTAATGAAGAGGGTGAAGGACTAA
- a CDS encoding electron transfer flavoprotein subunit alpha/FixB family protein has protein sequence MKVVVFSEALQFFKMASALAQSLTEDTVGVFTQKVNFTRKLYLVDKVDEDGLVDFLSSTNFDLLVTGNVRRDRAIASRVAGRLKVGYVPDVTSIKLEGNKVSATRLAYSGIATAEVESSTPLVITVSSFPGEPKEVEAEVVRVELKEGKVRVLEVKRSSGGLSPATAQIVVGVGRGIGSKENVSYAQELASVLGGAVAGTRPVCAELGWLPEDVQVGLSGLRIRPRLYLALGVSGQPQHIAGIRDSKVVVAVNKDENAPIAENADYFVAGDAVEFCKVFTEKILKLKG, from the coding sequence ATGAAGGTAGTAGTGTTTTCGGAGGCACTCCAGTTCTTCAAGATGGCATCTGCGTTAGCCCAGTCCTTGACAGAGGACACGGTCGGTGTCTTTACCCAGAAGGTCAACTTCACGAGGAAGCTCTACCTAGTGGACAAGGTCGACGAGGACGGCCTAGTGGACTTCCTCTCCTCGACGAACTTCGACCTCCTGGTAACTGGCAACGTGAGGAGGGATAGGGCAATAGCCTCAAGGGTGGCTGGGAGGCTGAAGGTTGGGTATGTACCAGACGTTACCTCCATAAAGTTGGAAGGAAATAAGGTAAGTGCGACTAGGCTGGCGTACAGCGGGATAGCTACCGCGGAAGTTGAGTCTTCCACTCCGCTCGTGATAACTGTATCGAGCTTTCCAGGGGAGCCCAAGGAAGTTGAGGCTGAAGTGGTGAGGGTAGAGCTAAAGGAGGGCAAGGTGAGAGTGTTAGAGGTCAAGAGGTCTTCAGGAGGGTTAAGCCCAGCTACTGCACAGATAGTGGTGGGAGTAGGAAGGGGTATAGGATCCAAGGAAAACGTCAGCTACGCCCAGGAGTTGGCCTCGGTGCTTGGTGGAGCCGTTGCGGGCACTAGGCCGGTGTGCGCCGAGCTAGGCTGGTTGCCGGAGGACGTCCAGGTCGGCCTTTCTGGGCTCAGGATAAGGCCTAGGCTGTACTTGGCCCTTGGGGTATCAGGGCAACCACAACACATCGCTGGAATCAGGGACTCAAAGGTAGTAGTGGCGGTAAACAAGGACGAGAACGCGCCCATAGCTGAGAACGCGGACTACTTCGTAGCAGGTGACGCAGTGGAGTTCTGCAAGGTGTTTACCGAAAAAATTCTCAAGCTTAAGGGGTGA
- a CDS encoding electron transfer flavoprotein subunit beta/FixA family protein — translation MNIVVGFKVVPDESLIRVSEHKLLLDVPLKLNTYDKNAIEEAVSLKERNGGRAMGITVGAGDRKAIREALAMGLDEVIVVKSNDLDVYGTSMAISENVRGLSPDLIIFGEQTVDSGTTGVPGYVAELLGMPFVSNVRSFSLEGKKFVAERGMVSYSEKVEGELPAVISVGGEINTPRIPSVKQIMESSKKPVKEVNFSLETKVKIKDVKPLVVKRKRVVIKEGDMGKAVDKLIELLRSEGLL, via the coding sequence ATGAATATAGTTGTAGGCTTCAAAGTAGTTCCTGATGAGTCCCTCATTAGGGTGTCAGAGCACAAGTTACTTTTAGACGTCCCATTAAAGCTCAACACCTACGACAAGAACGCCATCGAAGAGGCGGTGAGCCTAAAGGAGAGGAACGGTGGGAGGGCTATGGGCATTACAGTAGGAGCTGGAGACAGGAAGGCCATAAGGGAGGCGCTAGCCATGGGCTTGGACGAGGTCATAGTAGTAAAGTCTAACGACCTCGACGTCTACGGCACCTCCATGGCCATATCCGAGAACGTCAGAGGTCTAAGCCCAGACTTAATAATTTTCGGGGAGCAGACAGTCGACAGCGGTACTACTGGGGTCCCCGGCTACGTGGCGGAGCTCCTGGGAATGCCCTTTGTGTCAAATGTGAGGTCTTTCTCACTAGAGGGGAAGAAGTTCGTTGCAGAGAGGGGCATGGTGTCCTACTCGGAGAAGGTAGAGGGAGAGCTCCCTGCGGTGATCTCGGTGGGCGGAGAAATAAACACTCCAAGGATACCCAGCGTCAAGCAGATAATGGAGTCCTCAAAGAAGCCGGTGAAGGAAGTCAACTTTAGCTTGGAGACAAAGGTAAAGATAAAGGACGTGAAGCCCCTAGTGGTAAAGAGGAAAAGGGTAGTGATTAAAGAGGGGGATATGGGCAAGGCAGTGGACAAGTTAATAGAGCTCCTGAGGTCGGAGGGGTTGCTATGA
- a CDS encoding MFS transporter, producing MKAEQVVLAVVVLGVMMGAIDSTIVILALPTMVQDLHSDLFTMIWVILIYLLEIAVLTTQLGRIGDSFGRGKIYNVGFIIFTVGSVLCGASPSAYFLIGSRGIQAIGASMMQANSGAIVSDYFPPNRRGRAFGFTSIGWNVGAMLGIVLGGIITTFVGWRYVFYINVPIGIVAALIGFRVVKDVNKVRSKVDYIGMTIFALSLASITYGAADIAGEGLALKNEILLAVGIALLAAFVLAETRTEFPLIDLKVFRNRVLTASLLASFFQSSGYLATAFLLIMYLQGIRGLSPFYASLLLVPGYVVAGSIGPFAGRLSDKIGARVPATFGIFLMAVVSSFYALELSTNTPLYYIIIASVIGGMGSSLFYPANNSAVMANAPKSLYGAFSGMLRTLGNTGILVSYVLAITVASLSVPRYVAFEVFLGTSNLIGGVDVKFLEGLHAAFLVSIAILSVSALLSVVRGKENRAEMAK from the coding sequence ATGAAGGCTGAGCAGGTAGTATTAGCAGTAGTAGTCCTAGGGGTAATGATGGGCGCCATTGACTCCACTATAGTCATCCTGGCGTTGCCCACCATGGTCCAAGATCTACACTCAGACCTCTTCACCATGATATGGGTCATCCTTATCTACTTACTCGAGATCGCCGTGCTTACCACCCAGTTGGGAAGGATAGGGGACTCCTTCGGTAGGGGGAAGATCTACAACGTGGGGTTTATAATCTTCACAGTAGGTTCGGTCCTCTGTGGGGCCTCCCCATCTGCATACTTTCTCATAGGCTCAAGGGGGATACAAGCCATTGGAGCGTCAATGATGCAGGCCAACAGTGGGGCCATCGTGTCGGACTACTTTCCTCCCAATAGGAGGGGGAGGGCCTTCGGCTTTACCTCCATAGGCTGGAACGTCGGCGCAATGTTGGGCATAGTGCTGGGAGGTATAATAACCACCTTCGTGGGCTGGAGGTACGTATTCTACATTAACGTACCTATAGGCATAGTTGCTGCGTTGATAGGTTTCAGGGTAGTAAAGGACGTGAACAAGGTTAGGAGTAAGGTTGACTATATAGGAATGACTATCTTCGCGCTTTCCTTGGCTTCCATAACTTACGGTGCGGCAGACATAGCAGGAGAGGGGCTTGCGCTCAAGAACGAGATTCTCCTAGCTGTAGGCATAGCTCTTCTAGCAGCGTTCGTCTTAGCTGAGACCAGAACTGAGTTCCCACTTATAGACCTCAAGGTCTTCAGGAACAGGGTACTCACGGCGTCTTTACTTGCCTCGTTCTTTCAGAGCAGTGGCTACTTAGCAACGGCGTTCCTGCTAATAATGTACCTCCAGGGGATTAGGGGGCTTTCCCCCTTCTACGCTTCCCTCCTGTTAGTCCCGGGCTATGTGGTAGCAGGATCCATAGGTCCCTTCGCGGGGAGGCTCTCCGACAAGATAGGGGCCAGGGTTCCCGCAACTTTTGGTATATTCCTCATGGCGGTGGTCTCGTCTTTCTACGCGCTAGAGTTGTCGACCAACACACCTTTGTATTACATCATAATAGCCTCAGTTATTGGAGGGATGGGCTCGTCCCTGTTTTACCCGGCTAACAACAGCGCTGTCATGGCAAACGCCCCAAAGAGCTTGTACGGTGCCTTCTCTGGAATGCTGAGAACTCTGGGAAATACCGGCATCTTGGTGAGCTATGTTTTGGCCATAACCGTTGCCTCACTTTCTGTCCCTAGGTACGTCGCATTTGAGGTTTTCCTTGGAACTTCCAACCTAATAGGGGGCGTTGATGTTAAGTTCCTCGAGGGACTCCACGCGGCTTTCCTGGTATCAATAGCCATACTTTCAGTCTCAGCCTTGTTATCGGTAGTGAGGGGTAAGGAGAATAGGGCAGAGATGGCTAAGTAG
- a CDS encoding MarR family transcriptional regulator, with protein MVLRAASEEPRPMVALSEGYYVTKAAITSPIDRLEEMGLVERRGSEEDRRTILVEITEQRRNLPRPCKGGAEGRGRDRGAEREAQPYPRKAQQFGLNALLP; from the coding sequence TTGGTATTAAGGGCAGCCAGCGAGGAGCCCCGGCCAATGGTAGCCCTGTCCGAGGGGTATTACGTGACTAAAGCCGCCATCACTTCGCCTATAGATAGGCTGGAAGAGATGGGACTTGTGGAGAGAAGGGGAAGCGAGGAAGACAGGAGGACAATACTCGTGGAGATAACGGAGCAGCGTAGAAATCTTCCAAGACCTTGCAAGGGAGGTGCTGAAGGGCGTGGACGAGATAGAGGAGCTGAACGGGAAGCTCAACCTTATCCTAGAAAGGCTCAACAGTTTGGGTTAAATGCGTTGCTCCCTTAG